The Episyrphus balteatus chromosome 4, idEpiBalt1.1, whole genome shotgun sequence genome includes a window with the following:
- the LOC129918875 gene encoding protein ARV1, which translates to MNKNIIKQYVCINCGQPAKELFKKFSTSVKVVRCDKCNLIVDKYIEFEPVVILIDSVLLSETAFRHILFNQDFKLHWKLSLVLLLLESFALWRHKRQDIGLKDDVDMVHEKGFYICCLQNIIDNLILFTLLFTCTVFVQKNSVNLKSAINLYKGITIANFSKFFLLPIMIWRDNTTEFGANVHYFLVMGHYLLSSIFVYSVVSRLSKTRSALIVLSLFAFKEYIKAGISMYTVNNLAK; encoded by the exons atgaacaaaaatattattaaacaaTATGTTTGCATTAATTGTGGACAACCAGCCAaagaacttttcaaaaaattcagtaCATCAGTGAAAGTTGTTCGATGT GATAAATGCAATTTAATAGTTGACAAATACATTGAATTCGAACCAGTTGTGATATTAATTGATTCTGTTTTGCTATCTGAGACTGCTTTCCGTCACATTCTTTTTAATCAAGATTTTAAA CTTCATTGGAAGTTATCACTTGTCCTTTTGCTTTTGGAGTCATTTGCTTTGTGGCGCCATAAAAGACAAGACATTGGACTGAAAGATGATGTTGATATGGTCCACGAAAAAGGCTTTTATATCTGTTGCCTACAGAACATTATTg ACAACCTAATTTTATTCACTTTGTTATTTACCTGCACAGTTTTTGTGCAGAAAAACTCAGTCAATTTGAAATCAGCAATTAATTTATACAAAGGTATAACAAttgctaatttttcaaaattctttttattgcCTATTATGATTTGGAGAGATAATACGACTGAATTTGGAGCAAATGTACATTATTTTCTAGTTATGGGTCATTATTTATTGTCATCGATATTTGTGTATTCAG TTGTAAGTCGATTATCGAAAACTCGAAGTGCATTGATTGTTTTGTCATTGTTTGCATTTAAAGAATATATTAAAGCTGGTATATCCATGTACACAGTTAATAATCTtgcgaaataa
- the LOC129919556 gene encoding serine/threonine-protein kinase polo, translating to MASSRIDDKASDIPDRLYDAGTKTTYKRMRFFGKGGFAKCYEIIDVETNNVYAGKIVSKKLMMKHNQKEKMTQEISIHKSLNHKNVVKFHGFFDDSLNVYIVLELCKKRSMMELHKRRKVITDYECRYYIFQIIEGVKYLHDNRIIHRDLKLGNLFLNDQLHVKIGDFGLATRIEYEGERKKTLCGTPNYIAPEILTKKGHSFEVDIWSIGCVMYTLLVGQPPFETKTLKDTYTKIKKCEYRVPNFMRKSAANMVIAMLQSNPEKRPTIHQLFDFEFIKAAPVPSCLPSSCLTMAPRLGLNETMEAENELRRKPLIETNGMKDDTRLESTFLKNNLHDAITASAQIGNLNEDYRADIQSLHEQLTTLINSKPRMLPNNLGDENTDPAAQPLFWISKWVDYSDKYGFGYQLCDEGMGVMFNDTTKLIMLPNGINVHFIDKDGKETYMNVGQYPKHLDKKMKLLSYFKRYMTEHLVKAGANNVFFENDQISRLPHLHSWFRTTCAVVMHLTNGSLQLNFSDHMKLIICPRMSAVTYMDSEKNFRTYRFSTITTHGCSKDLYQKLRYAHEKLRKMLEKMF from the exons ATGGCCTCGTCTAGAATTGATGATAAAGCGAGTGATATTCCGGATAGACTTTACGATGCTGGAACTAAAACCACTTACAAAAGGATGAGATTTTTTGGGAAG GGTGGTTTTGCAAAATGTTACGAAATCATCGATGTAGAAACCAACAATGTTTATGCTGGAAAAATTGtatccaaaaaattaatgatgAAGCACAATCAAAAAGAGAAAATGACACAAGAAATTTCCATTCATAAATCCTTGAATcataaaaatgttgtaaaattCCATGGATTTTTTGATGACAGTCTAAATGTTTATATTGTTTTGGAATTGTGCAAAAAAAGA TCAATGATGGAACTTCACAAACGACGAAAAGTCATAACAGACTACGAGTGccgttattatatttttcaaattatcgaAGGAGTGAAATATCTTCACGACAATCGAATTATCCATCGTGATTTGAAACTAGGTAATTTATTCCTCAACGATCAACTTCATGTTAAGATTGGTGATTTCGGTTTGGCCACACGAATCGAATATGAGGGCGAACGCAAAAAGACCCTTTGTGGTACACCCAATTATATTGCGCCAGAAATTCTTACCAAGAAAGGACATTCGTTTGAAGTGGATATTTGGTCGATTGGTTGCGTCATGTACACATTGCTTGTCGGTCAGCCACCATTCGAAACAAAGACACTCAAGGACACttatacaaaaatcaaaaaatgtgaaTATAG AGTTCCAAATTTTATGCGAAAAAGTGCAGCCAATATGGTAATCGCAATGTTACAATCGAATCCAGAAAAACGTCCAACAATTCATCAATTGTTTGATTTTGAATTCATCAAAGCCGCGCCAGTGCCTAGTTGTTTGCCTAGCTCTTGTTTGACAATGGCACCTCGATTAGGATTGAATGAAACAATGGAAGCAGAGAATGAACTGAGACGCAAACCGCTAATTGAAACGAATGGAATGA aagacGACACAAGACTTGAGTCAACCTTCCTTAAAAACAACTTACATGATGCTATCACAGCTTCGGCACAAATTGGCAATTTGAATGAAGATTATCGTGCCGATATTCAAAGTCTCCATGAACAACTAACAACTTTGATAAACAGCAAg CCACGAATGCTGCCAAACAATTTAGGAGATGAGAACACAGATCCAGCTGCTCAGCCTCTATTTTGGATTTCCAAATGGGTTGATTATAGTGATAAGTATGGCTTTGGATATCAACTGTGCGATGAGGGTATGGGTGTGATGTTCAATGATACAACAAAACTAATTATGCTGCCGAATGGAAT TAATGTGCATTTCATCGATAAAGATGGCAAAGAAACCTACATGAACGTTGGCCAATACCCTAAGCAtttggacaaaaaaatgaaGCTACTATCATACTTCAAGCGTTACATGACTGAGCATTTAGTAAAGGCTGGCGCCAACAATGTCTTTTTTGAAAACGATCAAATTTCAAGATTGCCTCATTTACACTCGTGGTTCAGAACAACATGTGCGGTTGTAATGCATCTAACAAATGGATCTCTGCAG ctcaATTTCTCTGATCACATGAAACTAATCATCTGCCCACGTATGAGTGCCGTTACATACATGGACAGCGAAAAGAACTTCCGAACCTACCGCTTCTCTACCATCACAACGCATGGCTGCTCGAAAGATCTCTACCAGAAACTGCGCTATGCCCATGAAAAACTTCGAAAAATGTTGGAGaagatgttttaa
- the LOC129919090 gene encoding 60S acidic ribosomal protein P0 has product MVRENKTAWKANYFLKVVQLFDEYPKCFIVGADNVGSRQMQNIRTSLRGKGVVLMGKNTMIRKAIRGHLENNQQLEKLLPYIKNNVGFVFTKEDLCDIRDKLLESKVRAPARAGAIAPLPVIIPAQNTGLGPEKTSFFQALSIPTKISKGTIEIINDVPILKPGDKVGASEATLLNMLNISPFSYGLIVKQVYDSGSIFSPEILDIKPEDLRAKFQQGVANLAAVCLEVGYPTIASAPHSVANGFRNLLAIAATTEVEFKEATTIKEYIKDPSKFAAAAAPAAAAAAAPAAAAKEAAKEESEEEEDDDMGFGLFD; this is encoded by the exons ATGGTTAGGGAGAACAAAACAGCCTGGAAAGCTAACTATTTCCTTAAAGTCGTT caaTTGTTCGACGAATACCCAAAATGTTTCATCGTCGGAGCTGACAATGTCGGTTCTCGCCAAATGCAAAACATCCGTACTTCCCTCCGTGGAAAGGGTGTTGTTCTCATGGGAAAGAACACCATGATCCGCAAAGCCATCCGCGGACATTTGGAGAACAACCAACAACTCGAGAAGTTGTTGCCCTACATCAAGAACAATGTAGGTTTCGTCTTCACCAAGGAAGACCTCTGCGACATTCGTGACAAGTTGTTGGAGAGCAAAGTCCGTGCTCCAGCTCGTGCTGGTGCCATTGCTCCACTTCCCGTCATCATCCCAGCCCAGAACACCGGTTTGGGACCCGAGAAGACCTCTTTCTTCCAGGCTCTGTCCATCCCAACCAAGATTTCCAAGGGTACAATTGAAATCATCAACGATGTGCCCATCTTGAAGCCCGGTGACAAGGTCGGAGCTTCCGAAGCCACTTTGTTGAACATGTTGAACATCTCTCCATTCTCATATGGTTTGATTGTGAAACAAGTCTACGATTCTGGTTCAATCTTTTCGCCAGAAATCTTGGACATTAAGCCTGAAGATTTGCGCGCCAAGTTCCAACAAGGTGTTGCCAATTTGGCTGCTGTTTGTTTGGAAGTTGGATACCCAACTATTGCTTCGGCACCACACAGTGTTGCCAATGGTTTCAGGAACTTGTTGGCTATTGCTGCCACCACCGAAGTGGAATTCAAGGAAGCCACTACCATCAAGGAATACATCAAGGATCCAAGCAAGTTTGCCGCAGCTGCAGCCccagctgctgctgctgcagctGCTCCAGCAGCCGCCGCCAAGGAAGCCGCTAAGGAGGAATCCGAAGAAGAGGAAGACGATGACATGGGTTTCGGTTTGTTCGATTAA
- the LOC129918387 gene encoding V-type proton ATPase subunit e produces the protein MAAAFLPPVIISAIWAFIGIVCPFFAKGPNRGIIQCCLMLTAACCWLFWLCCYMTQMNPLIGPNLSRNSILIIAKEWGNAIKEG, from the exons atggcTGCTGCTTTTCTACCACCAGTAATAATATCAGCAATTTGGGCATTCATTGGAATTGTCTGTCCTTTCTTTGCCAAGGGACCAAATCGAGG aATTATTCAATGTTGTCTTATGTTAACTGCAGCCTGTTGTTGGTTATT CTGGTTGTGCTGTTACATGACCCAAATGAATCCACTTATTGGACCCAACCTTTCCCGTAATTCCATTCTAATCATTGCCAAGGAATGGGGAAACGCAATCAAAGAAGGataa
- the LOC129918212 gene encoding WD repeat-containing protein 26 homolog: MQHANNSSSVASGGGPGPGGGGGSSGGESTNGHISGSGPAAAELAAQNGGTTVSSALPISRTTTTNGTLSGPPYSSSTNRLHLDKTNQETVRLIGQYLQNVGLDRTADLLMQESGCFLEHPAATKFREHVLSGDWTKADSDLKELEPLIEAKHVNITEMKFIILEQKYLEYLEDGCPLDALHVLRNELTPLQHNITRVHQLSSYMMCSNNHDLYQRAKWEGKGIVSRSHVMERLQAFLPPSVMLPPRRLRSLLTQAVELQTQRCPCHDMGWETNLETVSLLSDHCCSTEGFPMQTLQILTEHCDEVWFIKFSPNGLKLASGSKDATVIIWDVDPYKLVLKHRRTLDVQVSVSFVSWSPDSKLLLVGGPDDSPEIFIWNVEDCNLIVKMSHAMDDSLSCGAFNPDGTRFVTGGLKGQFYLCDLKGTILDSWEGVRVNCLAFLSDNKTVLASDNHYRVRGYVFDNPRTDYDIIKEPHPVMTFAINSTERYALLNIATQGLHLWDLEDKTLVRRFQGIRQSNFAIHSCFGGINESFVASGSEDNKVCIWHIKREEPLAKLSGHTKTVNCVSWNPVFPSLLASASDDATIRIWGPKPQTLNNSPESDDCSSCSSSSSWNVTS; the protein is encoded by the exons ATGCAACACGCTAACAATTCGTCATCAGTAGCAAGTGGCGGTGGCCCAGGACCAGGCGGTGGCGGCGGTAGTAGCGGTGGTGAATCCACAAACGGACATATATCTGGCTCTGGACCCGCCGCCGCAGAGTTAGCTGCTCAGAATGGCGGCACAACGGTCTCTTCGGCGCTACCGATATCACGCACCACAACGACTAATGGCACGCTTAGTGGCCCGCCGTATAGTTCTTCAACGAATCGTCTTCATCTCGATAAGACCAACCAGGAGACGGTACGTCTAATCGGGCAGTATTTACAGAATGTGGGGCTAGATAGAACTGCAGATTTGCTAATGCAGGAATCTGGATGCTTTTTGGAGCATCCAGCTGCTACTAAATTTCGGGAGCATGTTCTGTCTGGGGATTGGACAAAAGCAGATAGTGATTTAAAG GAGCTTGAACCACTTATCGAAGCGAAGCATGTTAACATCACTGAAATGAAATTCATCATACTCGAACAAAAATACCTCGAGTATTTGGAAGATGGTTGCCCCTTGGATGCCTTACACGTCCTTCGCAACGAATTAACACCACTACAGCACAATATCACACGCGTTCACCAATTATCCTCATATATGATGTGTTCGAACAATCACGATCTCTATCAACGTGCTAAATGGGAAGGCAAAGGCATTGTCTCACGTTCCCATGTCATGGAACGTTTACAGGCATTCCTGCCACCTTCTGTTATGCTGCCACCACGTCGTTTGCGTTCATTGCTAACACAAGCTGTCGAATTGCAAACACAACGTTGCCCATGCCACGATATGGGATGGGAAACCAATCTAGAGACTGTCTCTCTACTCTCCGATCATTGTTGTTCCACAGAAGGTTTCCCCATGCAAACGCTCCAGATACTCACCGAACACTGTGACGAAGTGTGGTTCATAAAATTCTCACCGAATGGCTTGAAATTAGCTTCTGGCAGCAAAGATGCCACTGTTATAATATGGGATGTTGATCCATACAAATTGGTACTAAAACATCGCCGTACACTCGATGTACAGGTTAGTGTTTCATTTGTTAGCTGGAGTCCAGATTCCAAGCTGCTTCTAGTTGGTGGACCAGATGATTCGCCAGAGATCTTCATATGGAATGTTGAAGATTGCAATTTGATTGTTAAAATGTCACATGCCATGGACGATAGTTTATCGTGTGGTGCATTCAATCCGGATGGTACACGTTTTGTAACCGGTGGCCTTAAAGGTCAATTCTATTTGTGTGACTTGAAGGGAACCATTTTGGATAGCTGGGAGGGAGTTCGTGTAAATTGTTTGGCATTTTTGTCAGATAATAAAACAGTTTTAGCTTCAGATAATCATTATCGTGTTAGAGG ttatgtaTTTGACAATCCACGCACCGATTATGACATCATTAAGGAACCCCACCCAGTGATGACATTTGCAATTAATTCAACAGAACGTTATGCCCTTCTAAATATCGCCACTCAGGGTCTACATCTCTGGGATTTAGAAGATAAAACCTTGGTGCGTCGCTTCCAAGGCATACGTCAAAGTAATTTTGCCATACATTCGTGTTTTGGTGGCATCAATGAGAGTTTCGTTGCAAGTGGCAGCGAAGACAACAAAGTCTGCATATGGCACATCAAACGTGAAGAACCGCTAGCTAAACTCTCTGGTCACACAAAAACCGTCAATTGTGTGTCATGGAATCCAGTATTTCCGTCCCTGTTGGCATCGGCGTCCGATGATGCAACCATACGAATCTGGGGTCCCAAGCCACAAACACTCAATAATTCACCCGAGAGTGATGACTGTTCATCGtgttcttcatcatcatcatggaaTGTGACATCATAA